The following proteins are co-located in the Nomia melanderi isolate GNS246 chromosome 1, iyNomMela1, whole genome shotgun sequence genome:
- the LOC116429512 gene encoding uncharacterized protein LOC116429512 isoform X2 codes for MPGENKEKLAQTTSGGRQEASSPSKSSDPERSPRGSSMIPLPRALQQNPKTVKTEKNRLRLIMENRGLTDVLEKERMIYAEDRGEEGYRLTSRGEPAPRYRGDVSCNLAYRCPARKEDADPSHKRVDRLLSEECCRVPRGPAGVGVEGVGSWRGQRRPHGIEIPTPLAGVAAHELESSVDGGAAFNPVVVASAATPARCSASKNGPRTATSAAASSSSSANAVSSRPSRFYLGTAIAETSKEDAMEPEVKEEDERRSSTPSPEIYSRRSKHYNEGGSSEEESKPDTSLQGHRVPSSYRGTWPIRRDLWASQQMGFSCQQSTSTTVHNDVASVMSFSSNSGGGLSCSAEVQGDRRLGAKVDVVYNLLGMLGSTEGGEDMSTTLLSMSNSIDNCLIMRQSGCLPLLVQLIHAPGQDLATRERASRALHNIVYAKGDERAGRREARVLRFLEQLRDYCQALRSSLETGEVPDDLERHPGPTIAALMKLSFDEAHRHAMCQLGGLHAVAELIEMDHMAHGSECDDQNCITLRRYAGMALTNLTFGDGNNKALLCSFREFMKALVSQLRSPSDDLRQVTASVLRNLSWRADTSSKQTLREVGAVTGLMKAAMEGRKESTLKSILSALWNLSAHCSTNKIDICAVDGALAFLVDMLSYKAPSKTLAIVENAGGILRNVSSHIAVREDYRAIVRERGCLQVLLQQLRSPSLTVVSNACGALWNLSARCPQDQRLLWDLGAVPMLRSLIHSKHKMISMGSSAALKNLLSARPGCNNLVHLDSTARGLGLPTLPTLVARRQRALEQEIDQNLAETCDNIEPSTSPTNKDDKFLFKMDHSFLGINARALRNYHLHNQPSTSSMKCNGVARSESRDSMRSITSTHSDTMFERVNRHVLNGLSPTDIQIKQQSSSLHSAVGFDTGMSSENHIKISSEKKYTLRYKNAIPDRLKSSDGYNDLGDLRCTNSTISWSSAPDQESACSQNLLHSSVEDNLPQSMSSKGGSQSSVSEETELNVCQKTEYQCIAGKSGIDTPSSLSFASSTSPGKDSFSNMYDKTVLHQHNPLNTIQKTISPTVSHCTEGNLFSDYAETDLDQPTDYSLRYAERSLDEDKQHSHYFANSEQELVHDDTLKTYCTEGTPHGSSLNSSRAASASDLQEDNRQRCTMKRIQEQRKLHDKQEFSLQTEIKSVVEENGHGTKIPLSLRVQQISSDNLHCDQSNNIASNSGNVESDVEKKYENQNEMFGKNVKSFPTNGINSYVASALKASNDSGCKEFELKGDTRNMPCTLNINASSECLDQVSDGDEDDEDLLTACINIGMQNNRHRHSFIGNNFEKLPRSESNLARYQTSVALDQVESNLLTDSAMNSLDTNRTTCEENNDIINPPSVNVTSHYSPNTTTKLTQKTMENEAVAESSNKMLQNQLADISRNIEQITGIGEDNLCNFSLPSNLRNSPILQETIVFNTEPNQQQYLSSMDIESNEDMSSLIHTDLLEEERMTEENENENDKLSDTSKNKIRENPMQQSYTKVTDSESSESIDSVEQSEHALLELCIQPGLSKPIDQLNKTALKSKILDRFEQKEINYSNESSQMDDTCEVDGIQKEEISEKHKQIQKNTDIPNHGKKEDIYRRQRDPDAMIASLDRLTATLVQQTEAIRERDSGTMKQSIISDTWNEDSPNEVSFPSISISAPIIASFKSDVQEDPGTVTSEYVETASSESGHMTNSKIIQREAFKLAEAVDAEMNKHNEMDTTSMTSMDLEAIKPPSSMGSLLSLTASYAGSGDCSETYVNRDRCNSASLPPIQMRNVSLTDSRNCRKKSLPLGVVAKRALNQNQAHTSSLENLLNECSGSHLDSVKPPSMMDELPDVGDMENSMLSVASITSEVADTKDQDPHSLTGSDAVFDLLKPVANVLSITCMRYAETMQSSANNSLSEYLENINPPSLFNEVCEMDESTVEHVTETVCSDTLCIDAELRTEEAPHPMVVDKIDEGGNDTDEAVTPISSEYCVTSSAESTPKKRLHRNLTPKQKRTLAKERYKTYTIAAELSKKETEEEKQENEDRENKIPRGKCSPFSKLTPKQRRQEDRARFQTQVLENPFPEVNQDQQDVENICETESPASSEPVSPVRSAIPKPTKLSACKTLIKKRMEQKKNRERYRTRTLNDSECIFKDTDGNAAANGTEENSLTATHTIQSDEIQTMLEQNATIVLNTLNESNKANQNLEEPLLDCETISLVSNESESERNLRMKFVNGVSKKLIGACSQQMDEAHELEDTHKDAVEIETCRSQEDVRYDTVESDSENESNNTEEPPRETKRPRIIKPGMVRDLSNDSNATDKSEPESPKAIRGRRKALYSNPITRKPTPQSSPLKQVNPVSGIPIGRSNTSPIVRATRATTLRQNNNSQNNLTKESSKTTLKMTSILPDTEKRTRNLSAAAKRASVPQKGSSLTFTKSVKRHSTPPTCSSNFQQDGKPDAAVKPLERQGTFTKDEPEMENAPMVVSSSSSPIKTKIAKPIKGATSKVHPTTMVKPKVAPKALQTKATKGNTSEKIQPPKALPLLVAPKRLPTGKLTSASKVPTGVQNTAQAENGKVFRKVGPLGQRSNSNSSIVSNSSTGMQTRKLAKEATSKIASLWKKVEESKSKQRLEKPDTRQWLQPGSCANVVDAPTPASNPPAFRLFRSSTFEGVPQENDSPESTLYKSKSKRPLAMGVQFSKVKYRNSCDLSGMNANDAPCKIPVKSSDASTYRKDTVQVGDASVILRKPQNSESSPMEVDPTKRISRLGSFIRVDSANAEGSAQTNVNGSGTRTPASAIVPPFNYNPKQDIPSQTTKVTPNESESKFGVADCHSDIVTGSARVTTV; via the exons ATGCCAGGCGAAAACAAGGAGAAACTGGCGCAGACAACTTCCGGCGGCAGGCAAGAAGCTTCCTCGCCGTCGAAGAGCAGCGATCCGGAGCGTAGTCCTCGTGGCAGCTCGATGATCCCTCTGCCCCGCGCGCTGCAGCAGAACCCGAAGACGGTGAAGACGGAGAAGAACCGTCTCAGGCTGATCATGGAGAACAGGGGTTTAACCGACGTCCTTGAGAAGGAGAGGATGATCTACGCGGAGGACAGGGGCGAGGAAGGATATCGGTTGACGTCCCGCGGGGAACCGGCCCCGAGATACCGCGGCGACGTGTCCTGCAACCTGGCGTATCGATGTCCTGCGAGAAAG GAGGACGCAGATCCCAGCCACAAGAGGGTGGACAGATTGCTCTCTGAGGAGTGTTGTCGCGTTCCCCGCGGGCCGGCAGGCGTCGGCGTGGAAGGTGTCGGCTCCTGGAGGGGCCAGCGTCGCCCCCACGGCATCGAGATACCTACGCCCCTGGCCGGCGTCGCGGCGCACGAGCTGGAGTCGTCCGTGGACGGCGGCGCAGCGTTCAACCCCGTCGTCGTCGCATCGGCGGCGACACCCGCGAGATGCTCTGCGTCGAAGAACGGGCCGAGAACCGCAACATCCGCCGCCGCCTCGTCATCGTCATCCGCCAATGCCGTCAGCTCCAGGCCATCGAGGTTCTACCTAGGCACTGCGATCGCTGAGACCAGCAAGGAGGATGCGATGGAGCCGGAAGTCAAGGAGGAGGACGAGCGAAGGTCGTCCACGCCGAGCCCCGAG ATTTATTCGAGAAGGAGTAAACACTACAATGAGGGTGGTAGTAGCGAGGAAGAGAGCAAGCCAGACACGTCTTTACAAGGACACAGAGTACCATCCTCTTACAGAGGAACATGGCCCATCAGAAGAGATCTATGGGCCAGTCAGCAGATGGGCTTCTCCTGTCAACAAAGCACATCAACCACTGTACATAAT GACGTAGCCAGCGTAATGAGTTTCTCATCAAACTCTGGCGGTGGCCTGAGCTGTTCCGCCGAGGTGCAAGGAGACCGAAGATTAGGAGCGAAAGTGGACGTGGTGTACAACCTGCTGGGAATGCTGGGAAGCACCGAGGGCGGAGAGGACATGAGCACCACCCTGCTTTCAATGAGTAACTCGATAGACAATTGTCTGATAATGAGGCAGTCGGGATGTCTGCCGCTGCTGGTACAACTGATTCACGCACCGGGACAGGATCTGGCAACCAGAGAGAGGGCTTCGCGAGCCCTGCACAACATAGTTTACGCGAAAGGCGACGAAAGGGCTGGGCGTCGAGAGGCCAGGGTACTTAGATTTCTGGAGCAATTGCGAGACTATTGTCAAGCTCTGAGATCGTCCTTGGAGACGGGAGAGGTTCCCGACGATCTGGAGAGACACCCAGGACCGACTATAGCCGCGCTAATGAAACTTTCCTTCGACGAGGCCCACCGTCACGCTATGTGCCAGCTCGGTGGGCTGCACGCGGTAGCAGAGCTAATCGAGATGGACCACATGGCCCACGGTAGCGAATGCGACGACCAAAATTGCATCACGCTGCGCAGGTACGCTGGAATGGCGCTGACCAACCTGACATTCGGCGACGGAAACAACAAGGCGCTGCTCTGCTCTTTCCGGGAGTTCATGAAAGCGTTGGTATCGCAACTGCGCAGTCCTAGCGACGACCTTAGACAGGTCACAGCGAGCGTGCTGAGGAACTTGTCGTGGCGAGCGGACACCAGCAGCAAGCAGACTCTGAGGGAAGTGGGAGCAGTGACTGGTTTAATGAAGGCCGCGATGGAAGGCAGAAAGGAGTCAACGCTGAAGTCGATCCTCTCAGCGCTGTGGAACCTTTCGGCACACTGTAGTACAAATAAGATAGACATCTGCGCTGTGGACGGTGCTCTCGCCTTTCTCGTGGACATGCTGAGCTACAAAGCGCCGTCCAAGACACTGGCGATAGTGGAAAACGCCGGGGGTATATTGAGAAACGTCTCCAGCCACATCGCGGTCAGGGAAGACTACCGAGCTATCGTCAGAGAAAGAGGATGCCTTCAGGTTTTGTTGCAACAGTTACGATCACCGAGCTTGACCGTAGTCAGCAATGCCTGCGGAGCACTTTGGAACCTCTCGGCTAGGTGTCCGCAGGATCAACGTTTGCTGTGGGACCTCGGCGCAGTGCCCATGCTCCGCAGCCTCATCCATTCCAAGCACAAAATGATCTCGATGGGTTCGAGTGCAGCTTTGAAGAACTTGCTAAGCGCCCGGCCAGGTTGCAACAATCTCGTTCATTTAGACTCAACAGCCCGTGGCTTAGGCCTTCCAACGTTGCCCACCTTGGTCGCCCGAAGACAGAGGGCTTTGGAGCAGGAGATAGATCAGAACTTGGCAGAAACATGCGACAACATTGAACCCAGCACATCTCCTACGAACAAGGACGACAAGTTCCTCTTCAAGATGGACCACAGCTTCTTAGGAATTAACGCTCGAGCATTGCGCAACTATCACTTGCACAACCAGCCCAGCACGTCCAGTATGAAATGTAATGGAGTGGCCAGAAGCGAGAGCAGGGACTCCATGCGGTCCATAACTAGCACCCACTCCGACACCATGTTCGAGCGAGTTAATCGCCACGTGTTGAACGGATTATCCCCCACCGACATTCAAATCAAACAGCAGTCCTCCTCCCTTCATTCTGCGGTCGGTTTCGACACCGGCATGTCCAGCGAGAACCACATCAAAATTTCGTCCGAGAAGAAGTACACGCTACGGTACAAGAACGCGATCCCCGACCGTTTGAAATCCTCGGATGGTTACAACGACCTGGGAGACCTGAGATGCACCAATTCCACGATCTCCTGGTCGTCCGCGCCGGATCAGGAGTCCGCTTGTTCGCAGAACTTGCTCCACTCCTCTGTGGAGGATAACCTGCCGCAGAGCATGTCGTCGAAAGGTGGTAGCCAGTCCAGCGTGTCCGAGGAGACCGAGTTGAATGTTTGCCAAAAGACCGAATACCAGTGCATCGCCGGCAAGTCGGGGATCGACACTCCCTCGTCGTTGTCCTTCGCCAGTAGTACATCTCCGGGCAAGGACAGTTTCAGTAACATGTATGACAAGACGGTGCTACATCAGCATAATCCACTGAACACGATACAGAAAACCATCTCCCCAACTGTCAGTCACTGTACGGAAGGGAATCTGTTTAGTGATTATGCCGAGACGGATTTGGATCAGCCGACTGATTACAGTTTGCGGTACGCGGAGCGTAGCTTGGACGAGGACAAACAGCACTCTCATTACTTTGCGAACAGCGAGCAGGAACTCGTTCATGATGACACTTTGAAGACTTACTGTACCGAGGGAACACCCCACGGATCGTCGCTGAATTCTTCCAGAGCTGCCTCTGCGTCTGACTTGCAGGAGGATAATAGACAGAGGTGCACTATGAAGAGAATACAGGAGCAAAGGAAGTTGCACGACAAACAAGAATTCAGTTtgcaaacagaaattaaaagcgTTGTGGAAGAAAACGGACATGGCACCAAGATCCCATTGAG tttaagaGTGCAACAAATATCATCAGACAACTTGCATTGCGATCAGAGTAATAACATTGCATCTAATTCGGGAAATGTTGAATCAG ATGTGGAGAAAAAGTATGAGAATCAAAATGAAATGTTCGGGAAAAACGTTAAAAGTTTCCCGACAAATGGAATTAATTCATATGTGGCCAGTGCATTGAAGGCTTCTAATGATTCAGGATGTAAGGAATTTGAACTAAAAGGAGATACGCGTAACATGCCttgtacattaaatataaaCGCCTCTTCCGAATGTTTAGATCAAGTCAGTGATGGAGATGAGGATGATGAAGATCTTCTTACAGCTTGCATTAATATCGGAATGCAAAACAATAG GCACAGGCATTCTTTCATAGGAAACAATTTTGAGAAACTCCCACGAAGTGAAAGCAATCTAGCGAGGTATCAGACAAGCGTGGCGTTAGATCAAGTAGAATCCAATCTACTAACTGATTCCGCCATGAATAGTCTAGATACAAATCGAACAACATGtgaagaaaataatgatataattaatcCACCAAGTGTGAATGTTACGTCTCATTACAGCCCGAATACAACAACAAAATTAACTCAGAAA aCGATGGAAAATGAAGCTGTAGCGGAGTCCtcgaataaaatgttacaaaatcaaCTCGCAGACATAAGCAGAAACATTGAACAAATTACTGGGATAGGTGAAGACAACCTTTGCAATTTTTCATTGCCTTCAAACTTGAGGAACAGTCCGATTCTACAGGAAACGATAGTTTTCAACACAGAACCTAATCAGCAACAGTACCTATCCAGCATGGACATTGAATCAAATGAAGACATGTCGTCTTTAATTCATACTGATCTTTTGGAGGAAGAAAGGATGACagaggaaaatgaaaatgaaaatgataagcTATCGGACACCTCAAAAAACAAAATTAGAGAGAACCCAATGCAGCAGTCTTACACGAAAGTGACAGACTCGGAAAGCAGTGAATCTATTGATTCCGTCGAACAGTCTGAACATGCGCTCCTAGAATTGTGTATACAACCTGGATTGTCAAAACCCATCGACCAATTGAACAAAACTGCATTGAAGTCTAAGATTTTAGATCGGTTTGAACAGAAAGAGATCAATTACTCGAACGAGAGCAGTCAGATGGATGACACGTGCGAAGTGGACGGTATTCAGAAAGAAGAGATCAGCGAGAAGCACAAACAGATACAAAAGAACACTGATATACCGAACCACGGGAAGAAAGAAGATATATATCGACGGCAGAGAGATCCAGACGCAATGATCGCCTCGTTAGATCGGTTAACAGCCACGTTAGTGCAACAAACGGAAGCGATTCGGGAACGTGACTCTGGTACCATGAAGCAAAGCATAATAAGCGACACCTGGAATGAGGATTCGCCTAACGAAGTTTCCTTTCCTAGTATCAGCATCAGCGCTCCCATCATTGCCTCGTTCAAGAGCGACGTTCAAGAAGATCCAGGTACCGTTACCTCCGAATACGTGGAAACAGCGAGTAGCGAAAGCGGACATATGACAAATTCAAAAATCATTCAACGAGAAGCGTTCAAACTAGCCGAGGCTGTGGACGCGGAAATGAACAAGCACAACGAGATGGACACAACAAGTATGACGTCCATGGATCTAGAGGCCATCAAACCTCCGTCTTCGATGGGCAGTTTGTTGTCCCTAACAGCCAGTTACGCTGGCTCGGGTGATTGCAGCGAGACGTACGTTAACAGAGACAGATGTAATTCTGCGTCGCTTCCACCGATTCAGATGAGGAACGTGTCCCTAACAGATTCCAGAAACTGCCGTAAAAAGTCTTTGCCTCTCGGCGTGGTGGCCAAACGAGCGCTAAACCAGAATCAGGCTCATACAAGCAGTTTAGAGAATTTATTGAACGAGTGCAGTGGTTCGCACCTGGACAGCGTCAAACCACCATCGATGATGGACGAACTGCCGGACGTGGGTGACATGGAGAATAGTATGCTAAGTGTGGCGAGCATCACGTCGGAGGTGGCCGACACGAAAGACCAAGATCCTCACAGTCTAACCGGAAGCGATGCCGTTTTCGATTTGTTGAAGCCTGTCGCGAATGTCCTCTCTATCACCTGCATGCGTTACGCTGAAACCATGCAAAGCAGCGCGAATAACAGCTTGAGCGAGTATCTGGAGAATATCAATCCGCCTTCCCTGTTCAACGAGGTCTGCGAAATGGACGAGTCAACGGTGGAACATGTCACGGAGACTGTGTGTAGCGACACTCTGTGCATCGACGCAGAGTTGCGCACCGAGGAAGCTCCGCATCCAATGGTCGTCGACAAGATTGACGAAGGTGGCAACGACACTGACGAAGCGGTCACTCCGATCTCGTCAGAGTACTGTGTCACCAGTTCGGCTGAGTCGACACCTAAGAAACGACTACATAGGAATCTCACGCCGAAACAAAAACGAACTTTGGCCAAGGAGAGGTACAAGACATACACCATTGCTGCAGAACTAAGTAAGAAGGAGACGGAGGAGGAGAAACAGGAAAACGAGGATCGGGAGAACAAAATTCCACGCGGCAAGTGTTCGCCATTTTCCAAGCTGACACCTAAGCAACGCAGGCAGGAGGATAGAGCCAGGTTTCAGACGCAGGTATTGGAGAATCCCTTCCCTGAGGTGAACCAGGATCAACAGGACGTTGAGAACATCTGTGAGACGGAGAGTCCTGCATCGTCGGAACCTGTGTCACCTGTCAGATCTGCTATTCCTAAGCCGACAAAGCTGTCAGCTTGTAAGACACTGATAAAAAAGCGCATGGAACAGAAAAAAAACCGGGAGAGGTACCGCACAAGAACACTGAACGACTCGGAATGCATATTCAAGGACACTGATGGCAATGCTGCCGCAAACGGTACGGAGGAGAACTCGTTAACAGCAACGCACACCATTCAGTCGGATGAGATTCAAACTATGTTAGAGCAAAACGCTACCATAGTGTTGAACACTTTGAACGAATCTAACAAAGCAAATCAGAACCTGGAAGAACCGTTATTGGACTGCGAGACCATTAGTTTGGTGTCGAACGAGTCGGAGTCTGAAAGAAACTTGCGAATGAAGTTCGTCAACGGCGTCTCCAAAAAGCTAATAGGCGCTTGTAGCCAACAAATGGATGAGGCACACGAATTGGAAGATACCCATAAGGATGCAGTCGAAATTGAAACGTGTAGGTCACAGGAAGATGTCAGATATGACACCGTGGAGAGTGACAGTGAGAATGAATCTAACAATACCGAAGAGCCACCTCGAGAGACGAAACGACCACGGATAATCAAGCCAGGTATGGTGAGAGACCTCAGTAACGATTCAAACGCCACGGACAAATCAGAACCAGAGAGTCCAAAGGCTATACGTGGTAGAAGAAAGGCTCTCTACTCGAATCCAATAACGAGGAAACCAACGCCTCAATCGTCCCCGTTGAAACAAGTGAACCCTGTAAGTGGGATACCCATTGGTCGTAGTAACACATCACCCATAGTGAGAGCTACCAGAGCAACCACTCTTCGACAGAATAATAACAGTCAAAACAACTTAACAAAAGAGTCTTCAAAAACAACACTTAAAATGACATCCATTTTACCAGACACGGAAAAGCGAACGAGGAACTTATCCGCAGCCGCAAAGAGAGCGTCTGTTCCTCAAAAGGGATCATCGCTGACTTTCACTAAATCCGTGAAAAGGCACAGTACACCTCCAACGTGCTCCTCGAATTTTCAGCAAGACGGTAAACCAGACGCAGCCGTGAAACCTTTAGAACGACAGGGTACGTTCACCAAAGACGAGCCGGAAATGGAGAACGCACCCATGGTAGTCTCTTCGTCGTCTTCGCCCATAAAGACAAAGATTGCGAAACCCATCAAAGGTGCTACCTCTAAAGTACACCCAACGACAATGGTCAAACCGAAAGTCGCCCCAAAAGCGCTTCAAACGAAAGCTACGAAAGGTAATACCTCGGAAAAGATACAGCCCCCTAAAGCGTTGCCGCTGTTAGTCGCACCAAAACGTTTGCCGACAGGAAAGCTAACGTCAGCGTCGAAAGTTCCAACCGGTGTCCAGAACACCGCGCAAGCGGAAAACGGTAAGGTTTTTCGCAAAGTAGGTCCCCTTGGTCAAAGATCCAATAGTAATTCTAGCATCGTGTCCAACTCGTCAACAGGGATGCAGACTAGAAAATTAGCGAAGGAGGCGACTAGCAAAATAGCGAGTCTTTGGAAAAAAGTCGAGGAAAGCAAAAGTAAGCAGCGATTGGAGAAACCCGATACCAGGCAATGGTTACAGCCAGGCAGCTGTGCCAATGTCGTGGACGCTCCTACCCCAGCGAGCAATCCACCAGCTTTTAGGCTATTCCGTAGTTCCACGTTCGAAGGAGTACCCCAAGAGAATGATAGCCCGGAGTCCACCTTATACAAATCGAAATCAAAACGACCTTTAGCGATGGGTGTCCAGTTCAGTAAAGTGAAGTATAGGAACTCTTGTGATTTAAGCGGAATGAATGCAAACGATGCTCCTTGCAAAATACCTGTAAAATCTAGTGATGCTTCTACGTACAGAAAAGACACTGTTCAAGTAGGAGACGCTTCTGTGATCTTACGGAAGCCACAGAACAGTGAGTCTTCCCCAATGGAAGTAGATCCTACTAAACGAATATCACGCCTTGGTTCCTTCATAAGAGTAGACTCTGCGAACGCGGAAGGCTCTGCACAAACAAACGTGAATGGCAGCGGCACGCGTACACCTGCCTCTGCTATTGTACCACCCTTTAATTACAATCCGAAACAAGACATTCCTTCCCAAACAACCAAAGTTACACCGAACGAAAGTGAAAGTAAATTTGGGGTGGCAGATTGTCACAGTGACATTGTCACAGGTTCAGCGAGAGTAACAACAGTATAG